Proteins encoded together in one Urocitellus parryii isolate mUroPar1 chromosome 3, mUroPar1.hap1, whole genome shotgun sequence window:
- the LOC144253900 gene encoding olfactory receptor 7E178-like translates to MYLVTVLGNLLVILAVSSDPHLHTPMYFFLSNLSLADICFISTTVPKMLTNIQTHSRAISSVGCLTQMSLFVIFGCMDDLLLTVMAYDHFMAICHPLHYPVIMNLHLCGFLVLVSLLFALFESQLHILIALGFTNFTEVEISNFFCDPTQVLSLFCYGNFSGNMIKYFLGAIYGFLPVLGILLSYYEIVSSILKIPSLSGKYKASSACGSHLSVVCLFYGTGIGAHLGSAVSSSPKKDVVSSVIYSVVTPMLNPFIYSLRNRDIKGALRRLLSRTV, encoded by the coding sequence atgtacctggtcacagtgCTTGGGAACCTGCTTGTCATCCTGGCTGTCAGCTCTGACCCCCACCtacacacccccatgtacttcttcctctccaacctgtccttggctGACATCTGCTTCATCTCCACCACAGTCCCAAAGATGCTCACAAACATCCAGACTCACAGCAGAGCCATCTCCTCTGTGGGCTGCCTGACACAGATGTCTCTGTTTGTCATATTTGGATGCATGGATGATCTGCTTCTGACTGTAATGGCCTATGACCACTTCatggccatctgtcaccccctgcATTATCCAGTCATTATGAACCTTCATCTGTGTGGATTCTTAGTTTTGGTGTCTTTGTTGTTTGCTCTTTTTGAATCCCAGCTTCATATTCTGATTGCATTAGGGTTTACCAACTTCACAGAGGTggaaatttctaatttcttctgtgACCCTACTCAAGTCCTTAGTCTTTTCTGTTATGGCAACTTCTCTGGTAACATGATCAAGTATTTTCTTGGTGCCATCTATGGTTTTCTCCCAGTCTTAGGGATCCTTTTATCTTACTATGAAattgtttcttccattttgaaGATCCCATCTTTGAGTGGGAAGTACAAAGCCTCCTCTGCCTGTGGGTCTCACCTGTCagttgtttgcttattttatggAACAGGCATTGGAGCACACCTTGGTTCAGCTGTGTCATCCTCCCCCAAGAAAGACGTGGTGTCTTCAGTGATATACagtgtggtcacccccatgctgaacccctttatctacagcctgaggaacagggacattAAAGGTGCCCTGAGGAGGCTCCTCAGTAGAACAGTCTAA